One genomic region from Conexibacter woesei DSM 14684 encodes:
- the ftsW gene encoding putative lipid II flippase FtsW, with protein MKRRERVPTQPRPIEHRVLITATLCLIAIGAVMVYSASSARNLLEGSGDGTAYLVRYVGLGLIALAGMHIMSRHGYELTKRFMPLLLIGSFFACVIVLVPGIGTEVNGARSWLGPGIFSPQPSEFMKLALILYCAQFLAAHPRRIETFRGMMSPVGIVAGGACLLIIIQPDTGTTLLIAGIVAAILIAAGVPMRFLAYLAGIGLLLLIVLIILQPYQQDRLTSFLDPWASKTGEGFQASQGFIALGSGGLFGVGLGQSVQKVFYLPEAHTDFILAVIGEELGLFGVTVVIALFGLIVWSGLRIARSATDQYAKLVAVGLTALISCQAILNIFVVLGMAPLTGVPLPFISYGPTNLIVILGAVGLLLNLADRNRAYMRLVDPSTGRRRTTAHSQRDQGAEDRDRRRRDGGPRRAGSGGRRRAAG; from the coding sequence GTGAAGCGGCGGGAGCGCGTCCCCACGCAGCCGCGCCCGATCGAGCACCGCGTCCTGATCACCGCGACGCTGTGCCTGATCGCGATCGGCGCGGTGATGGTCTACAGCGCCTCCTCGGCGCGCAACCTGCTGGAGGGATCGGGCGACGGCACCGCCTACCTGGTCCGCTACGTCGGCCTCGGCCTGATCGCGCTCGCCGGCATGCACATCATGTCCCGGCACGGCTACGAGCTGACGAAGCGTTTCATGCCGCTGCTGCTGATCGGCTCGTTCTTCGCGTGCGTGATCGTGCTCGTCCCCGGCATCGGCACCGAGGTCAACGGCGCCCGCTCGTGGCTGGGGCCGGGCATCTTCTCGCCGCAGCCGTCGGAGTTCATGAAGCTCGCGCTGATCCTCTACTGCGCGCAGTTCCTCGCCGCGCACCCGCGGCGGATCGAGACGTTCAGAGGGATGATGAGCCCGGTCGGGATCGTCGCCGGCGGCGCCTGCCTGCTGATCATCATCCAGCCGGACACCGGCACGACGCTGCTGATCGCCGGGATCGTCGCCGCGATCCTGATCGCCGCCGGCGTGCCGATGCGCTTCCTCGCCTACCTCGCCGGGATCGGCCTGCTGCTGCTGATCGTGCTGATCATCCTCCAGCCCTACCAGCAGGACCGCCTGACGTCGTTCCTGGACCCGTGGGCGTCGAAGACGGGCGAGGGCTTCCAAGCCAGCCAGGGCTTCATCGCGCTCGGCTCCGGTGGGCTGTTCGGCGTCGGGCTGGGACAGTCGGTGCAGAAGGTCTTCTACCTGCCGGAGGCGCACACCGACTTCATCCTCGCGGTGATCGGCGAGGAGCTTGGGCTGTTCGGCGTCACCGTCGTGATCGCGCTGTTCGGCCTGATCGTCTGGTCCGGACTGCGGATCGCACGGAGCGCGACGGACCAATATGCGAAGCTGGTGGCGGTCGGGTTGACCGCCCTCATCTCATGTCAGGCGATACTCAACATCTTTGTCGTGCTCGGCATGGCGCCGCTCACCGGCGTGCCGCTGCCGTTCATCTCGTACGGACCGACGAACCTGATCGTCATCCTCGGAGCGGTCGGGCTGCTGCTCAACCTTGCCGACCGCAACCGCGCGTACATGCGGCTCGTCGACCCGAGCACCGGAAGACGCCGCACGACCGCCCACTCGCAGCGTGACCAAGGCGCCGAGGATCGTGATCGCCGCCGGCGGGACGGCGGGCCACGTCGTGCCGGCTCTGGCGGTCGCCGACGCGCTGCGGGCTGA
- the murD gene encoding UDP-N-acetylmuramoyl-L-alanine--D-glutamate ligase — translation MSGSRPELPGGPYLVVGLARSGIAAALALHARGEQAIGVDAGVPDVTRLRAAGVEVHLDAPGTDLVSRARTLVKSPGVPQDAPVVRAARDAGLAVIGEVELAWRLLPNDFIAVTGTNGKTTTTELLGHVHRTAGLPVTVAGNVGTAVTTLIGALDPAATIVCETSSYQLEDTLAFAPEAAILLNVTPDHLDRHGTLEAYREAKLEAFRRQTAAGVAVTSTALAAALPGDARRVTFGAAADGATVALHDDGTISWEGAPLMAAAEIGIPGPHNRENAMAAAAVALARGVDAAAVREALRSFGGVAHRLEPIAERDGVAYVNDSKATNVDATQVALRSYAPGTVHLIAGGVPKAQDFAPLAPLVAERCAAVYLIGEGAGEIGAALASSGTPLHDVGDMERAVAAASAAARPGEVVLLSPACASFDQYPNFEARGDHFRRLVEER, via the coding sequence GTGAGCGGCTCCCGGCCGGAGCTGCCGGGAGGTCCCTACCTGGTGGTCGGGCTTGCCCGCTCGGGGATCGCTGCCGCGCTCGCGCTGCACGCGCGCGGCGAGCAGGCGATCGGCGTCGACGCGGGCGTGCCGGACGTGACAAGGCTTCGCGCGGCCGGCGTCGAAGTGCACCTGGATGCACCAGGGACCGACCTCGTCAGCCGCGCGCGCACGCTCGTCAAGAGCCCCGGCGTCCCGCAGGACGCGCCGGTCGTGCGCGCCGCGCGCGACGCAGGGCTGGCCGTCATCGGCGAGGTCGAGCTGGCCTGGCGGCTGCTCCCGAACGACTTCATCGCGGTGACCGGGACCAACGGCAAGACGACGACGACCGAGCTGCTCGGCCACGTCCACCGCACCGCCGGCCTGCCGGTGACGGTCGCCGGCAACGTCGGCACGGCCGTGACGACGCTGATCGGCGCGCTCGACCCGGCCGCGACGATCGTCTGCGAGACGTCGTCCTACCAGCTGGAGGACACGCTCGCGTTCGCGCCCGAGGCGGCGATCCTGCTCAATGTCACCCCCGACCACCTCGATCGCCACGGCACGCTGGAGGCGTACCGCGAGGCGAAGCTGGAGGCGTTTCGGCGCCAGACCGCCGCCGGCGTCGCGGTCACGTCGACGGCGCTCGCCGCCGCGCTGCCGGGCGACGCGCGCCGCGTCACGTTCGGCGCCGCCGCCGACGGCGCGACCGTCGCTCTGCACGACGACGGCACGATCTCGTGGGAGGGCGCGCCGCTGATGGCCGCCGCGGAGATCGGGATCCCCGGCCCGCACAATCGCGAGAACGCGATGGCCGCCGCCGCGGTCGCGTTGGCGCGCGGCGTTGATGCTGCGGCGGTGCGCGAGGCGCTGCGCAGCTTCGGCGGCGTCGCGCACCGGCTGGAGCCGATCGCCGAGCGCGACGGCGTCGCCTACGTCAACGACTCGAAGGCGACGAACGTCGACGCGACGCAGGTCGCACTGCGCTCGTACGCGCCAGGGACGGTCCACCTGATCGCCGGCGGCGTGCCGAAGGCGCAGGACTTCGCGCCGCTGGCGCCGCTCGTCGCCGAGCGCTGCGCCGCCGTCTACCTGATCGGCGAGGGAGCAGGGGAGATCGGCGCGGCGCTGGCGAGCAGCGGCACGCCGCTCCACGACGTCGGCGACATGGAGCGCGCCGTCGCCGCCGCGAGCGCCGCCGCGCGCCCCGGCGAGGTCGTGCTGCTCTCGCCCGCGTGCGCGAGCTTCGACCAGTACCCGAACTTCGAGGCGCGCGGCGACCACTTCCGTCGTCTCGTCGAGGAGCGCTAG
- the mraY gene encoding phospho-N-acetylmuramoyl-pentapeptide-transferase, which translates to MGRILIAGTASLLLCIFLSPKFIAFIREREFGQHIREEGPEGHHAKAGTPTMGGIIIFTAVSIPFLILTDYDWLAMGVFGTAIACALIGFFDDYLGIVHRRSLGVRGRTKLIATIAISIGLWLAATRGAGLEPTLRLRVVDAQIDLGVLYPVFIYLVVAGTTSGVNLTDGLDGLAAGCAAIVLLAFIGITFITTGQQELSLLAACLVGACVGFLWFNSFPANIFMGDTGSLGLGGAIAGLAVMTKTEILLVILGGIFVIETLSVAIQVFAFQTFRRRVFLMAPIHHHFELRGWSETKIILRFWIIAAVCSAIGFTIYQQSIR; encoded by the coding sequence ATGGGACGCATCCTGATCGCGGGGACCGCCTCGCTGCTGCTCTGCATCTTCCTCAGCCCGAAGTTCATCGCGTTCATCCGCGAGCGCGAGTTCGGCCAGCACATCCGCGAGGAGGGCCCCGAGGGTCACCACGCGAAGGCGGGCACGCCCACGATGGGCGGGATCATCATCTTCACCGCCGTCTCGATCCCGTTCCTGATCCTGACCGACTACGACTGGCTGGCGATGGGCGTCTTCGGCACCGCGATCGCCTGCGCCCTGATCGGCTTCTTCGACGACTACCTGGGGATCGTCCACCGCCGCTCGCTCGGCGTCAGAGGCCGCACGAAGCTGATCGCGACGATCGCGATCTCGATCGGCCTGTGGCTCGCGGCGACGAGAGGCGCGGGGCTGGAGCCGACGCTGCGGCTGCGCGTGGTCGACGCGCAGATCGACCTCGGCGTCCTCTACCCGGTCTTCATCTACCTCGTCGTCGCCGGCACGACCAGCGGCGTCAACCTGACCGACGGGCTCGACGGCCTCGCGGCCGGCTGCGCGGCGATCGTGCTGCTGGCCTTCATCGGGATCACGTTCATCACGACCGGGCAGCAGGAGCTGAGCCTGCTCGCCGCCTGCCTCGTCGGCGCGTGCGTCGGCTTCCTCTGGTTCAACTCGTTCCCGGCGAACATCTTCATGGGCGATACCGGATCGCTCGGGTTGGGCGGGGCGATCGCCGGGCTCGCGGTGATGACGAAGACCGAGATCCTGCTCGTGATCCTCGGCGGGATCTTCGTGATCGAGACGCTGTCGGTGGCGATCCAGGTGTTCGCGTTCCAGACGTTCAGGAGACGCGTCTTCCTGATGGCGCCGATCCACCACCACTTCGAGCTGCGCGGCTGGTCGGAGACGAAGATCATCCTGCGCTTCTGGATCATCGCCGCGGTCTGCTCCGCGATCGGCTTCACGATCTACCAGCAGAGCATCCGGTGA
- a CDS encoding UDP-N-acetylmuramoyl-L-alanyl-D-glutamate--2,6-diaminopimelate ligase, whose amino-acid sequence MKLLDVMGSAETVPTLATPAGDVEIAALAYDNRKVQPGTLFFCVPGFTRDGHDFAPDAVARGAVALVVERPLGLGVPELRVASVRAAMARAAANFNGDPTARLQTVGVTGTNGKTTTAFLVRGLLEAAGRQTGLLGTVKAVVGGEAREVQRTTAEAIELQADLRAMLDGGDVAAAIEVSSHALELHRADAVRFAAAIFTNLTQDHLDFHPTMEDYFLAKRRLFETGPGVAVVNVDDPYGRRLAEELRADGAALVTIALDHDADYRATELTTGLTGSAFTAQTPQGPIALRTPLPGRFNVQNVLGAVAAVRALGVPLEQIAAALPQAGRVPGRFEPVDEGQGFAVLVDYAHTPDSLDNVLQAARGLTERQVLTVFGCGGDRDRTKRPLMGGIAARLADEAYVTSDNPRSEDPEQILRDVVEGTGTGPHVHVEVDRRKAIFAAVAAAHDGDVLVIAGKGHEQGQEFAGGEKLPFDDVTVAREALRAKLGTKAA is encoded by the coding sequence ATGAAGCTGCTGGACGTGATGGGCAGCGCAGAGACGGTCCCCACGCTCGCCACCCCTGCCGGCGACGTCGAGATCGCCGCGCTCGCCTACGACAACCGCAAGGTCCAGCCGGGAACGCTCTTCTTCTGCGTGCCCGGCTTCACCCGTGACGGCCATGACTTCGCGCCCGACGCCGTCGCGCGCGGCGCGGTCGCGCTCGTCGTCGAGCGCCCGCTCGGACTCGGCGTGCCGGAGCTGCGCGTCGCCTCCGTGCGCGCCGCGATGGCGCGCGCTGCCGCCAACTTCAACGGCGACCCGACCGCGCGGCTGCAGACGGTCGGCGTCACCGGCACGAACGGCAAGACGACGACGGCGTTCCTCGTGCGCGGCCTGCTGGAGGCCGCCGGCCGCCAGACCGGCCTGCTCGGCACGGTCAAGGCGGTCGTCGGCGGCGAGGCGCGCGAGGTGCAGCGCACGACCGCCGAGGCGATCGAGCTGCAGGCGGACCTGCGCGCGATGCTCGACGGCGGCGACGTCGCGGCCGCGATCGAGGTGTCGTCGCACGCGCTGGAGCTGCACCGCGCCGACGCGGTCCGCTTCGCGGCCGCGATCTTCACCAACCTGACGCAGGACCACCTCGACTTCCACCCGACGATGGAGGACTACTTCCTCGCGAAGCGGAGGCTGTTCGAGACCGGGCCCGGCGTCGCGGTCGTCAACGTCGACGACCCCTACGGCCGGCGGCTGGCGGAGGAGCTGCGCGCCGACGGCGCCGCGCTCGTCACGATCGCGCTCGACCACGACGCCGACTACCGCGCGACCGAGCTGACCACCGGCCTGACCGGCTCGGCCTTCACCGCGCAGACGCCGCAGGGGCCGATCGCGCTGCGCACCCCGCTGCCCGGCCGCTTCAACGTCCAGAACGTGCTCGGCGCCGTCGCGGCGGTCCGCGCGCTCGGCGTCCCGCTGGAGCAGATCGCCGCCGCGCTGCCGCAGGCCGGCCGCGTCCCCGGCCGCTTCGAGCCGGTCGACGAGGGCCAGGGCTTCGCGGTGCTGGTCGACTACGCCCACACGCCCGACTCGCTCGACAACGTCCTGCAGGCCGCGCGCGGGCTGACCGAGCGGCAGGTGCTGACGGTCTTCGGCTGCGGCGGCGACCGCGACCGCACCAAGCGCCCGCTGATGGGGGGGATCGCGGCCCGTCTCGCCGACGAGGCGTATGTGACCTCCGACAACCCCCGTTCCGAAGACCCTGAGCAGATCCTCCGCGACGTCGTGGAGGGGACCGGAACGGGCCCGCACGTCCACGTCGAGGTCGACCGTCGCAAGGCGATCTTCGCCGCGGTCGCGGCTGCCCACGACGGAGACGTGCTCGTGATCGCCGGCAAGGGCCACGAGCAGGGGCAGGAGTTTGCCGGCGGCGAGAAGCTGCCGTTCGACGACGTGACGGTCGCGCGCGAGGCGCTGCGCGCGAAGCTCGGGACCAAGGCGGCCTAG
- a CDS encoding peptidoglycan D,D-transpeptidase FtsI family protein produces the protein MPSLTDRRIGFLFLIFVAALGAGLLRAGWLGAVRAPALKRAAATQQVQTIDLPAPRGTITDRRGNVLAVSESASDVSATPYIVRDPLRAAQQLAPLLDVSEQDLLRRLNTRSGFVYLARRLPAASANKVRRLGLDGIALTPSSLRTYPRGWLASQVLGSSSEEPGGGTGLEYGEDKVLRGQDGVRRIVNDALGQPISIKDQTPTVPGRDLQLTIDSDLQDKVESVLEGVGRTYTPRGATAIVMNPQTSEILALANWPRVDANDPGGAPGYANQNRAVGFTFEPGSTFKAFTVAGALEDGTATPEKTYYLPIQLQVADRVLNDSHPRGEETSSVSRILAESSNIGAVRIALDMGARRFSQWVDRFGFGRRTGVALPGEEIGLVPTYDDYSGSSIANLPIGQGQAVTPLQMMAAYSAIANGGILRPPRIVESVGGVRAPQDPGRRVISEQTSAEVREMLRGVLAAGGTAAEAEIPGYDLAGKTGTANKVDADTGEYSRERYIASFVGFAPASDPRLLVSVVVDEPQGSIYGGQVAAPAFQKIAAWALPYLGVRPN, from the coding sequence GTGCCGAGCCTGACCGACCGCCGCATCGGTTTCCTCTTCCTGATCTTCGTCGCCGCGCTCGGTGCCGGGCTGCTGCGGGCCGGCTGGCTCGGCGCCGTCAGAGCGCCCGCGCTCAAGCGCGCTGCCGCCACGCAGCAGGTGCAGACGATCGACCTGCCCGCGCCGCGCGGCACGATCACCGACCGGCGCGGGAACGTGCTCGCCGTCTCCGAGAGCGCGAGCGACGTCTCCGCCACGCCGTACATCGTCAGAGACCCGCTCAGAGCGGCGCAGCAGCTCGCGCCGCTGCTGGACGTCTCTGAGCAGGACCTGCTCAGAAGGCTCAACACGCGCAGCGGCTTCGTCTACCTCGCGCGCCGCCTGCCGGCCGCGAGCGCCAACAAGGTCCGCAGACTCGGGCTCGACGGCATCGCGCTCACGCCCAGCTCGCTGCGCACCTATCCGCGCGGCTGGCTCGCCTCGCAGGTGCTCGGCTCCTCCAGCGAGGAGCCCGGCGGCGGCACCGGTCTCGAATACGGCGAGGACAAGGTCCTGCGCGGTCAGGACGGCGTCCGCCGGATCGTCAACGACGCGCTCGGGCAGCCGATCTCGATCAAGGACCAGACGCCGACCGTCCCCGGCAGAGACCTCCAGCTGACGATCGACTCCGACCTGCAGGACAAGGTCGAGTCGGTCCTCGAAGGCGTCGGCCGCACCTACACGCCGAGAGGCGCGACCGCGATCGTGATGAATCCGCAGACGAGCGAGATCCTCGCGCTCGCGAACTGGCCGCGGGTCGACGCCAACGACCCCGGCGGCGCGCCCGGGTACGCGAACCAGAACCGCGCCGTCGGCTTCACGTTCGAGCCCGGCTCGACCTTCAAGGCGTTCACGGTCGCCGGTGCGCTCGAGGACGGCACCGCCACGCCCGAGAAGACCTACTACCTGCCGATACAGCTGCAGGTCGCCGACCGCGTGCTGAACGACTCGCACCCACGCGGCGAGGAGACGTCGTCGGTGTCGAGAATCCTTGCCGAGTCGAGCAACATCGGCGCGGTCAGAATCGCCCTCGACATGGGCGCCCGCCGCTTCAGCCAGTGGGTCGACCGCTTCGGCTTCGGCAGAAGAACCGGCGTCGCGCTGCCCGGCGAGGAGATCGGCCTCGTCCCGACCTACGACGACTACTCCGGCTCGTCGATCGCCAACCTCCCGATCGGGCAGGGCCAGGCCGTCACGCCGTTGCAGATGATGGCCGCCTACTCGGCGATCGCGAACGGAGGCATCCTTCGCCCCCCGCGCATCGTCGAGTCCGTCGGCGGCGTCAGAGCGCCGCAGGACCCGGGCAGAAGAGTCATCTCCGAGCAGACCTCCGCCGAGGTGCGCGAGATGCTGAGAGGCGTCCTGGCGGCCGGCGGCACCGCTGCGGAGGCCGAGATCCCGGGCTACGACCTCGCCGGCAAGACCGGCACCGCGAACAAGGTCGACGCCGACACCGGCGAGTACTCGAGAGAGCGCTACATCGCCTCGTTCGTCGGCTTCGCGCCGGCGAGCGACCCGAGGCTGCTCGTCTCCGTCGTCGTCGACGAGCCGCAGGGGTCGATCTACGGCGGCCAGGTCGCCGCGCCGGCGTTCCAGAAGATCGCGGCGTGGGCGCTCCCGTACCTCGGCGTCAGACCGAATTGA
- a CDS encoding FtsB/FtsL family cell division protein: MRAAAGGRVASSRGSAGLIAGRVAAVAAAAAALPLREREQAPARPQRKPRAVPKPKQTRSDLPLGARFVAWLRALPDHRLLDRLIGGRIWIVLIGTLLVGLVTLQLSLLRLNAGIGTAVEKSTALTEQNAALRANISRLSDSERIVGAATQMGLVLPPQGSPRFVASRADDAGTALRSMRVPAMSASAALAAGAGVGATTDAADAATTDATALAGATGETGSTGTDTTASASGTAGAAGTDTTSTTGTAGTTGTAGTTDTAGTTDTAGTTGTAGTTDTSGTTGATDATGTDTTATDTATPDTAGGGATAPTG, from the coding sequence GTGCGGGCTGCGGCCGGCGGTCGCGTCGCATCATCCCGTGGGAGCGCCGGGCTGATCGCGGGGCGCGTCGCCGCGGTCGCGGCGGCTGCCGCCGCGCTGCCGCTGCGCGAGCGTGAGCAGGCGCCGGCGCGCCCCCAGCGCAAGCCGCGCGCGGTTCCGAAGCCGAAGCAGACGCGCTCGGACCTGCCGCTCGGCGCACGCTTCGTCGCGTGGCTGCGGGCGCTGCCCGACCATCGCCTGCTCGACCGCCTGATCGGAGGGCGGATCTGGATCGTCCTGATCGGCACGCTGCTCGTCGGCCTCGTCACGCTCCAGCTGTCGCTGCTGAGACTGAACGCCGGGATCGGCACCGCGGTCGAGAAGAGCACCGCGCTGACCGAGCAGAACGCCGCGCTGCGCGCGAACATCTCACGCCTCTCCGACTCCGAGCGGATCGTCGGCGCCGCGACCCAGATGGGCCTCGTGCTGCCGCCGCAGGGCTCGCCGCGCTTCGTCGCCTCCAGAGCCGACGACGCCGGCACCGCGCTGCGCTCGATGCGTGTGCCGGCGATGAGCGCCTCCGCCGCGCTGGCGGCCGGCGCCGGCGTCGGCGCGACGACCGACGCGGCGGACGCGGCGACGACCGACGCGACGGCGCTGGCCGGCGCGACCGGTGAGACCGGCTCGACGGGGACCGACACGACCGCGAGCGCATCCGGCACCGCCGGCGCTGCGGGCACCGACACGACCAGCACGACCGGCACCGCCGGCACGACCGGCACCGCCGGCACGACCGACACCGCCGGCACGACCGACACCGCCGGCACGACGGGCACCGCCGGGACGACCGACACGAGCGGGACGACCGGCGCCACCGACGCGACCGGCACCGACACGACCGCCACCGACACCGCCACTCCGGACACTGCCGGCGGCGGGGCGACGGCGCCGACGGGCTGA
- the rsmH gene encoding 16S rRNA (cytosine(1402)-N(4))-methyltransferase RsmH has translation MTGIHIPVLAGELIELLDPQPGQVVVDCTLGGGGHARLVAGRIGPTGTLIGIDRDPIAEERFAELTAEVSCTTRFIRADFAQGLEQLAREGVQADLVYMDLGMSSMQVDTWERGFSYAYDAPLDMRMDSEQELTAHEVVNGWDERRLARLLKEYGEERYASKIARAIARTREQQPIETTQALVDVIKSAIPIPAQFGGGHPAKRTFQAIRIAVNEELEQIDDGLPFAWDVLAPGGRLAAISFHSLEDRRVKRFLVDRARGCICPPDLPICACGRTPEGELLTRRAIAPTAGEVAHNPRAKSAHLRGALKLKEMS, from the coding sequence ATGACCGGCATCCACATCCCCGTCCTCGCAGGGGAGCTGATCGAGCTGCTCGACCCGCAGCCCGGCCAGGTCGTCGTCGACTGCACGCTCGGCGGCGGCGGTCACGCGCGCCTCGTCGCCGGCCGCATCGGCCCCACCGGCACGCTGATCGGGATCGACCGCGACCCGATCGCCGAGGAGCGCTTCGCCGAGCTGACGGCGGAGGTCTCCTGCACGACGCGCTTCATCCGCGCCGACTTCGCGCAGGGACTGGAGCAGCTTGCGCGCGAAGGCGTGCAGGCGGACCTCGTCTACATGGATCTCGGGATGTCCTCGATGCAGGTCGACACGTGGGAGCGCGGCTTCTCGTACGCCTACGACGCGCCGCTCGACATGCGCATGGATTCCGAGCAGGAGCTGACCGCGCACGAGGTCGTCAACGGCTGGGACGAGCGGCGGCTCGCGCGACTGTTGAAGGAATACGGCGAGGAGCGCTACGCGAGCAAGATCGCCCGCGCGATCGCCCGCACCCGCGAGCAGCAGCCGATCGAGACGACGCAGGCGCTGGTCGACGTGATCAAGTCCGCGATCCCGATCCCGGCGCAGTTCGGCGGGGGGCACCCGGCGAAGCGCACTTTCCAGGCGATTCGCATCGCCGTCAACGAGGAGCTGGAGCAGATCGACGACGGTCTGCCGTTCGCGTGGGACGTGCTCGCGCCCGGCGGAAGGCTCGCCGCGATCTCGTTCCACTCGCTGGAGGACCGGCGCGTCAAGCGCTTCCTCGTCGACCGCGCGCGCGGCTGCATCTGCCCGCCGGACCTGCCGATCTGTGCCTGCGGCCGCACGCCCGAGGGCGAACTGCTGACGCGGCGAGCGATCGCGCCGACTGCCGGCGAGGTGGCGCACAATCCGCGCGCGAAGTCGGCGCATCTGCGTGGTGCCCTGAAGCTGAAGGAGATGTCGTGA